In bacterium, the sequence AACCGGAAGGCGATCTGACCTCGTATCGTTCGGCTTTGGTGCGTACCGAAACGCTTTCTTCCGTTGCTGACAAGCTCAATATCAATGACCACATTTTACTCTCGCGCGGTGAAGCGAAAGATACCGGCAGGGCTCGTCAATTTATATTGGCAAACACCGTGGAAGCCATTATCGGAGCCGTGTACTTGGACCAAGGGTATGAATCGGCCAAAAATTTTGTTTCCAAAAACCTTTTTCACTTGATTGACGATATTGTGGACTCAGGAGCGTGGGTTGATGCTAAAAGCCACTTTCAAGAGAAAGCTCAAGACATTTCAGGAGTTACGCCTACTTACAAAGTGGTTCGGGAAACCGGTCCAGATCATGATAAAAAATTTGTCTCCGCGGTTTTTGTGGGAGACGAGATGGTAGCCGAGGGTGAAGGACGTTCCAAGCAGGAAGCCGAGCAAGAGGCGGCAAAGCAAGGACTGAAAAAAAGGGGATGGGACAAAAATTCTGATAGATAGCGAACGTCATGAGAGTTCTCAAAAAATTTTTCGCCTAATACCCTGTGAGCACAACTTTCGGGGATAGGACGAAAAAATTTTATTGTGGATAACTCTTTTCAGGTCGGCGTTATAATTGAGGGTATTAACATTCTTAAAAAACTATGCCTAACGTAGAATTTAACGACGAAAATCAGTACACTCCCATGCAAAGCATGGGTACGGGGTCGGTATCAGGACTTACGGGGTGGCTTATAAAAATTGGTGTCGCCAAAGACGTCACGGGCGCGAATAAAATCCTTTTAGGAATAGCTGTTGTGTCCTTGATAGTGGCGGTTGTGGTGTTTTGGAGGACAACAAGATCGCCGGAATTGATTCCGATAACGCCGGAGCCCGGTCTCGGCCAAGATATACCCGGGGGTTTTTAGAGTAATTTTTTTAAAAAGAGAAGTTAAAGCGCGTCTATATAAAGTAGATGCGCTTTTATCTTTACGCAAAAATGGTTTATAATTTGAAAGTAAATATAACTTTGAATTACGAAACACTTGCTTCCCCCCCTCGGAAAGCTCCCAAAAAAGTGACCGCTCCAAGGGCGCTTGCCGGGGGCTCAGGTCACTTTTTCGTGACTTTCCTCGTGGGGGGAGGCGCCTGCCGTATTTCGCAATTCAAGAATATAAACCATGCACCTGCGCACTCTTGAACTTAACGGCTTTAAGTCCTTTGGCAAAAAAACCGAATTGTCTTTCGGCGCGCCCATAACCGCCATTGTCGGTCCGAATGGAAGCGGTAAAAGCAACGTGGCGGAGTCGTTCCGTTTCTGTTTGGGCGAACAGTCCGTAAAGTCAATGCGCGGTAAAAAAACCGAAGACCTCATTTGGAACGGCGCCGGTTCTGACGCAAAAGGCAATCGCGCTTCCGTGCGTTTGGTTTTTGACAATTTGCCCCAAAACATTGACGGAAAATCAAAGAAGCTTTTCAATGTTGATTTTGACGAAGTAACGGTGGAAAGAACCGTTTTTCGGGACGGTGTCAGTGAATACAAAGTAAACGGTTCGCCGGTGCGTCTTAAAGACGTCATAGAACTGCTTTCCCAAGCCCACATCGGCGCGTCAGGGCATCATATAATTTCGCAGGGAGAAGCGGACAGGATACTAAACGCCAACTCGCGCGACAGGCGGGAAATGGTTGAAGACGCTTTAGGCCTGAAAATATACCAATACAAGCGAAAGGAAAGTGAAAAGAAATTGCAAAAAACCGAGGAAAACACGAGGCAGGTGGAAAGCTTGCGCAGAGAAATAGCTCCCCATATCCGTTTTTTGAAAAAGCAGGTTGAAAAAATAGAAAAAGCCAAAGAAATGCGAGCGGAACTCGCAACTCTTTATAGCGACTATTTGAAACGTGAATACATTTATATCCAAGAAACAAACAAACGGCTCTCCGTAGAAGAAAAAGAACCGCAGGCGGAAAAAATACGGTTGGAAGAAGAACTCGGGGTGGCCAAAGAAACTCTTGAAAAAGCCAAGAAAAAAGACGGCAAAAGCGAAGAGGTAATTAAGCTTGAGAAAGACCTTTCCGAAATCAGAAACAAAAAAGATTATCTCATCTCTTCCATAGGGAGGGTGGAAGGAGAGATTGCCGGTTTGGAAAGGGTTTTAGTCAGGCAGAAAAGTCGTACTCCTACGGAAGGCAATGTACCTCTTTCCGAAGTCCGCCGTATTGCAGACCAAACGGAAGAAATAGAGGAGAGTGTGAAGAATGAAAGCGACCCTGAATCAATAAAAGAGGTTTTAAGAAAGATAAAAGAAATTTTGCGTTCCTTCATTGAAAGACATTCGGTAAAAAAAGGAGAAAACGAGGAAGATTCGGAGAGAGAGATTGCGAAGTTGAAAGAGGACAGAGCGCGATTTCAGGACGAGTTTGCAAAAGTGTCGGCAAAAGAAAAAGAACTTCAAAGGTTTTATTCCGATCTGAAAGAAAGCATAGACAAAGAAAAAGACCAAAACAGGGACGCGGAAAAAGCCGTCTTTAGGATAATGGCCGAGCTAAACTCTCTGCGATCCAAACTTTCCGCTATTAGGGCCGAAAAGGAAAGAATAAAAATGGTTGAGGACGATTTCAATCGAGAAATCCAAGAAGGGGTGGTGCTTGTCGGCAGGGACATCAAACGGTACGAAACAGCCAATGTCTCCCATGATGGTAAAACCGTTTTAAGCGAGGCGGAAATAATTTCTGAAGATAGAAACAAGCAGGAAGACCGCCGACGGGCCATAGAGAAGATAAAAATACGTTTAGAGGACGCGGGACTTGTGGGCGCGGAAGAAATAGTTAAAGAACATGACGAGACCGTGGAAAGAGACATGTATTTGGAAAAAGAACTTTTGGATTTAAAGGCCTCCGCTTCTTCGCTTAAGGAGTTGATACGAGAACTTGGGGAAAAGTTGGATACCGAATTCAAGGAAGGGGTGCAGAGGATA encodes:
- the rnc gene encoding ribonuclease III; translation: MESSNGFEEFEKRIGIQFVNKSLLRAAFTHRSYLNENKSVGREHNERLEFLGDAVLELIITEYLYGKYPGKPEGDLTSYRSALVRTETLSSVADKLNINDHILLSRGEAKDTGRARQFILANTVEAIIGAVYLDQGYESAKNFVSKNLFHLIDDIVDSGAWVDAKSHFQEKAQDISGVTPTYKVVRETGPDHDKKFVSAVFVGDEMVAEGEGRSKQEAEQEAAKQGLKKRGWDKNSDR
- a CDS encoding AAA family ATPase encodes the protein MHLRTLELNGFKSFGKKTELSFGAPITAIVGPNGSGKSNVAESFRFCLGEQSVKSMRGKKTEDLIWNGAGSDAKGNRASVRLVFDNLPQNIDGKSKKLFNVDFDEVTVERTVFRDGVSEYKVNGSPVRLKDVIELLSQAHIGASGHHIISQGEADRILNANSRDRREMVEDALGLKIYQYKRKESEKKLQKTEENTRQVESLRREIAPHIRFLKKQVEKIEKAKEMRAELATLYSDYLKREYIYIQETNKRLSVEEKEPQAEKIRLEEELGVAKETLEKAKKKDGKSEEVIKLEKDLSEIRNKKDYLISSIGRVEGEIAGLERVLVRQKSRTPTEGNVPLSEVRRIADQTEEIEESVKNESDPESIKEVLRKIKEILRSFIERHSVKKGENEEDSEREIAKLKEDRARFQDEFAKVSAKEKELQRFYSDLKESIDKEKDQNRDAEKAVFRIMAELNSLRSKLSAIRAEKERIKMVEDDFNREIQEGVVLVGRDIKRYETANVSHDGKTVLSEAEIISEDRNKQEDRRRAIEKIKIRLEDAGLVGAEEIVKEHDETVERDMYLEKELLDLKASASSLKELIRELGEKLDTEFKEGVQRINQEFQKFFQVMFGGGNAVLSVVKEEKRNRGESEYILAETDDSEIVAAMEEEEEGKEGIDINVSLPRKKIKGLMMLSGGERALTSIALIFAMSQVNPPPFLILDETDAALDEANSKKYGDMIENLSQKSQLILITHNRETMSRAGIIYGVTMDRTGVSKLLSIQFAEAVAVAK